One window of Brachybacterium ginsengisoli genomic DNA carries:
- a CDS encoding NUDIX hydrolase: MSAEPAGQVLPASAPTTALAELEHATDALSGPTMAREFRELLGDAPELMLRDGGPIHLTASAIVIDAPGDHVALVWHRKGRFWVQPGGHLEAGETSFEQAARREVAEEIGIDSLERVGDGPVLLHRHALDAAFGRCAEHWDVQFLLRAPVPAEELPLTESEESPEVRWVPWPLLGAGPERDLSALPEGTVPDLAPTLEALAPLLARRAG; the protein is encoded by the coding sequence ATGAGCGCTGAGCCGGCCGGGCAGGTCCTGCCCGCCTCCGCCCCGACGACGGCGCTCGCCGAGCTCGAGCACGCCACGGATGCGCTCTCGGGCCCGACGATGGCCCGCGAGTTCCGCGAGCTGCTGGGCGACGCCCCGGAGCTGATGCTCCGCGACGGCGGGCCGATCCATCTCACCGCGAGCGCGATCGTGATCGACGCCCCCGGAGATCACGTGGCGCTGGTGTGGCATCGCAAGGGCCGTTTCTGGGTCCAGCCCGGCGGCCACCTCGAGGCGGGCGAGACCAGCTTCGAGCAGGCCGCCCGGCGCGAGGTCGCCGAGGAGATCGGGATCGACTCCCTGGAGCGGGTGGGCGACGGTCCGGTGCTGCTGCATCGGCACGCGCTCGATGCGGCCTTCGGCAGATGCGCCGAGCACTGGGACGTGCAGTTCCTGCTGCGCGCCCCGGTCCCGGCCGAGGAGCTGCCCCTCACGGAGAGCGAGGAGTCGCCCGAGGTGCGGTGGGTGCCGTGGCCGCTGCTCGGCGCGGGTCCCGAGCGCGACCTCTCGGCGCTGCCCGAGGGAACCGTGCCCGATCTGGCGCCGACTCTCGAGGCCCTCGCACCCCTCCTCGCCCGCCGCGCCGGCTGA
- the nudC gene encoding NAD(+) diphosphatase: MAKLRGPHLSTPLTVLGSDRDALLRDDPGAVAPGEDARYLVTRAGAVCLREDEDGTLRAVLEEEDPRDGTRQPLVLLGRRDGMRVLAVEIEEPSPEIDVPGRDLRELRQVADLLAHSDADLAAAAVAMGFWHRSMRHCPQCGGALEAEMAGWVLRCREDGIEQFPRTDAAVIMAVRDGQDRLLLARNAHFPSRFHSVLAGFVEPGESLENAVAREVAEEVGVVVEEVEYVGSQPWPFPRSLMLGYRAWAPGAGELTLQEEEIAEARWYSREDLAAALEADEIALPGPASMGRALIDDWFGRSAQR, encoded by the coding sequence ATGGCGAAGCTCCGTGGCCCTCATCTCAGCACCCCTCTCACCGTCCTCGGCTCCGATCGGGACGCGCTCCTGCGCGACGACCCGGGGGCCGTCGCGCCCGGCGAGGACGCCCGCTACCTGGTCACCAGGGCGGGCGCCGTCTGCCTGCGCGAGGACGAGGACGGCACCTTGCGCGCGGTGCTCGAGGAGGAGGACCCCCGCGACGGCACCCGGCAGCCGCTCGTGCTCCTGGGCCGCCGCGACGGGATGCGGGTCCTGGCCGTCGAGATCGAGGAGCCGAGCCCCGAGATCGATGTCCCCGGACGGGATCTGCGCGAGCTCCGGCAGGTCGCCGATCTGCTGGCCCACAGCGATGCGGACCTCGCGGCGGCCGCGGTCGCGATGGGCTTCTGGCACCGTTCGATGCGCCACTGCCCGCAGTGCGGCGGGGCGCTCGAGGCGGAGATGGCCGGCTGGGTGCTGCGCTGCCGCGAGGACGGCATCGAGCAGTTCCCCCGCACCGACGCCGCGGTGATCATGGCGGTGCGCGACGGGCAGGACCGCCTGCTGCTGGCCCGCAACGCCCACTTCCCGAGCCGCTTCCACTCCGTCCTGGCCGGTTTCGTCGAGCCCGGGGAGAGCCTGGAGAACGCCGTGGCCCGAGAGGTCGCCGAGGAGGTGGGCGTCGTGGTCGAGGAGGTCGAGTACGTGGGCAGCCAGCCCTGGCCCTTCCCGCGCTCGCTCATGCTCGGCTACCGGGCCTGGGCGCCCGGGGCCGGTGAGCTCACCCTGCAGGAGGAGGAGATCGCCGAGGCCCGCTGGTACAGCCGGGAGGACCTCGCCGCGGCGCTCGAGGCCGACGAGATCGCGCTGCCCGGGCCCGCCTCGATGGGGCGCGCCCTGATCGATGACTGGTTCGGCCGCTCGGCGCAGCGCTGA
- a CDS encoding WhiB family transcriptional regulator: MLPCHDTEAADLFFSERPTDLEQAKSLCAGCPLIDECRQGALDRAEPWGVWGGAIFDSGRIIAVKRGRGRPRKNPVQEVA, from the coding sequence ATGCTCCCGTGCCATGACACGGAGGCCGCAGACCTCTTCTTCTCCGAGCGACCCACGGACCTCGAGCAGGCCAAGTCCCTGTGCGCAGGCTGCCCGCTCATCGACGAGTGCCGACAGGGTGCTCTCGACCGGGCCGAGCCCTGGGGCGTGTGGGGAGGAGCGATCTTCGACTCCGGCCGCATCATCGCGGTCAAGCGGGGCCGCGGCCGGCCCCGCAAGAACCCGGTGCAGGAGGTCGCGTGA
- a CDS encoding zinc-dependent metalloprotease, translating to MSDAPIPGGPGDMDEEALKRFLKETFGDALPEGALDGLDLSALAQQANLPQDPAQLRAAAAQMQSMFAAQGDSPVNWDMAEDIARRTAAGQTGIPGMPEPTGTPGDPGPSDSSVSELRQAAQVARLWLDPVISIDVPSTELGVYSRGTWLHRTLPHWKPIVEPVAKYMAGAIGEAIAAQLGEMGDLGGAGMGMPGGDPAAMMERIGGTMFGVQFGHAIGALAREAAGTTDLGLPLGRDGEPALVASNVEDLIAAHSLDPGAARIFLAAREIAHTALFTSAPWLGRALFSAIEDYSRGITLDLDALDEMVRGLDLADPEAMQARRPEEMFVFTRRASQERALEELATTLALIEAWVDHVTTKALDGKLPDLEAMREVLRRRRAAGGPAEEMLSKTVGIELRPRRVREALSWWESVLDTEGESGREAKWDHPDLLPTAEVLSGRPQAPRPEAAPTEAEELAGVALPEDFDAELEKLLSGDGQDRAPREDEQGGLRGSASSARDETEADATGEDGSGEDGTGEDGTGEDGEGGRSSAGDDER from the coding sequence ATGAGCGACGCCCCGATCCCGGGTGGACCCGGTGACATGGACGAGGAGGCGCTGAAGCGCTTCCTCAAGGAGACCTTCGGGGACGCGCTCCCCGAGGGAGCCCTGGACGGACTGGACCTGTCGGCGCTGGCGCAGCAGGCGAACCTGCCGCAGGACCCCGCCCAGCTGCGCGCGGCCGCGGCGCAGATGCAGAGCATGTTCGCCGCGCAGGGCGACAGCCCGGTGAACTGGGACATGGCCGAGGACATCGCGCGCCGCACCGCGGCGGGCCAGACCGGCATCCCCGGCATGCCCGAGCCCACCGGCACCCCCGGCGACCCCGGCCCGAGCGACTCCTCGGTCTCCGAGCTGCGCCAGGCCGCCCAGGTGGCGCGGCTGTGGCTGGATCCCGTGATCTCGATCGACGTGCCCTCCACCGAGCTCGGCGTGTACAGCCGCGGCACCTGGCTGCACCGCACCCTGCCCCACTGGAAGCCGATCGTCGAGCCGGTCGCCAAATACATGGCCGGCGCGATCGGCGAGGCGATCGCCGCGCAGCTGGGTGAGATGGGCGACCTCGGCGGGGCCGGCATGGGAATGCCCGGAGGCGACCCCGCGGCGATGATGGAGCGCATCGGCGGGACCATGTTCGGCGTGCAGTTCGGCCACGCCATCGGCGCCCTCGCCCGGGAGGCGGCGGGCACCACCGATCTCGGCCTCCCGCTGGGCCGGGACGGCGAGCCGGCCCTGGTCGCCTCGAACGTCGAGGACCTGATCGCGGCGCACTCGCTCGACCCGGGCGCCGCCCGCATCTTCCTGGCGGCCCGCGAGATCGCCCACACGGCCCTGTTCACCTCCGCCCCGTGGCTGGGGCGGGCTCTGTTCTCCGCGATCGAGGACTACTCGCGCGGTATCACCCTGGACCTCGACGCGCTCGACGAGATGGTGCGCGGGCTCGATCTCGCCGATCCGGAGGCCATGCAGGCCAGGCGTCCCGAGGAGATGTTCGTGTTCACGCGGCGCGCATCGCAGGAGCGCGCCCTCGAGGAGCTGGCCACCACCCTCGCCCTCATCGAGGCGTGGGTGGATCACGTGACCACCAAGGCGCTCGACGGCAAGCTGCCGGATCTCGAGGCGATGCGCGAGGTGCTGCGGCGCCGCCGCGCCGCGGGCGGGCCCGCCGAGGAGATGCTCTCGAAGACCGTGGGCATCGAGCTGCGCCCGCGCCGGGTCCGCGAGGCGCTGTCCTGGTGGGAGAGCGTCCTGGACACCGAGGGCGAGAGCGGCCGCGAGGCGAAGTGGGACCACCCGGACCTGCTGCCCACCGCGGAGGTCCTCTCCGGTCGGCCGCAGGCCCCGCGGCCCGAGGCGGCCCCGACCGAGGCCGAGGAGCTCGCCGGGGTGGCCCTTCCCGAGGACTTCGACGCCGAGCTGGAGAAGCTGCTCTCCGGCGACGGCCAGGACCGTGCCCCTCGCGAGGACGAGCAGGGCGGCCTGCGCGGCTCCGCTTCGAGCGCGCGGGACGAGACCGAGGCCGACGCGACGGGCGAGGACGGCTCGGGCGAGGATGGCACGGGCGAGGACGGCACGGGCGAGGACGGCGAGGGCGGTCGCTCCTCCGCGGGCGACGATGAGCGCTGA
- a CDS encoding DUF5679 domain-containing protein, with product MADETYAGEFYCVKCREKREAEGNVVVSNGRRMAKAVCPECGTKLNRILGKA from the coding sequence ATGGCCGACGAGACCTATGCCGGAGAGTTCTACTGCGTCAAGTGCCGTGAGAAGCGGGAGGCCGAGGGCAACGTCGTCGTCTCCAACGGCCGTCGCATGGCCAAGGCCGTGTGCCCGGAGTGCGGCACCAAGCTGAACCGGATCCTCGGCAAGGCCTGA
- a CDS encoding phosphotransferase, whose amino-acid sequence MHRNSYSLAALAAAAVPGLVPARTMPIAVPSEDLDVAGIVGEDGRRVMVLSPASTAAGVRLERDLKVADALSGTSLRSVIPPVLGFVKLSEGGRCAVTEAPVGRPLMLDDLAGSPDLARSLGTILARIHTVPRYAAEAAGVESFTPEAMHAAHRARVETVTAAGHLPAAVAQRWQALLEDQELWDITPQFVHGDLSEESLFTADHQVSAIRDWSSSTVGDAASDLAWLISSLDPERFDDLYSAYREELPTSTHPRLMERAQALGEFAVAEWLAHGLEVEDEDIVADARGMIADLDADLAQLARDEAERAYEEMSSREDGPA is encoded by the coding sequence GTGCATCGCAACTCGTACTCCCTGGCTGCCCTCGCCGCGGCGGCGGTCCCCGGCCTGGTCCCCGCGAGGACCATGCCGATCGCCGTTCCGTCCGAGGACCTCGACGTCGCCGGCATCGTGGGAGAGGACGGCCGACGGGTGATGGTCCTCTCCCCCGCCTCGACCGCGGCCGGTGTCCGCCTCGAGCGCGACCTCAAGGTCGCCGACGCCCTCAGCGGCACCTCGCTGCGCAGCGTGATCCCGCCCGTCCTGGGCTTCGTGAAGCTCTCCGAGGGCGGGCGCTGCGCCGTGACGGAGGCCCCCGTCGGCCGCCCGCTCATGCTGGATGATCTCGCCGGCTCCCCCGATCTCGCCCGCTCGCTGGGAACGATCCTCGCCCGGATCCACACCGTCCCGCGCTACGCCGCGGAGGCGGCCGGGGTGGAGTCCTTCACCCCGGAGGCGATGCATGCCGCGCACCGCGCCCGCGTCGAGACCGTCACCGCCGCGGGGCACCTGCCCGCCGCGGTCGCCCAGCGCTGGCAGGCGCTCCTCGAGGACCAGGAGCTGTGGGACATCACCCCGCAGTTCGTGCACGGCGACCTCTCCGAGGAGAGCCTGTTCACGGCGGACCACCAGGTCAGCGCGATCCGCGACTGGTCCTCCTCGACGGTGGGCGATGCCGCCTCCGATCTGGCCTGGCTGATCTCCTCGCTGGACCCGGAGCGCTTCGACGATCTCTACTCCGCCTACCGCGAGGAGCTCCCCACCTCGACGCATCCGCGGCTGATGGAGCGCGCGCAGGCGCTCGGCGAGTTCGCCGTGGCCGAGTGGCTCGCCCACGGCCTCGAGGTCGAGGACGAGGACATCGTCGCCGACGCCCGCGGCATGATCGCGGACCTCGATGCGGATCTCGCCCAGCTCGCCCGCGACGAGGCCGAGCGCGCCTACGAGGAGATGAGCTCCCGGGAGGACGGGCCCGCCTGA
- a CDS encoding ATP-dependent helicase: MNPSASSSPSSAPSRHEHSAARLAALLEQPPPTAEQTAVIEAPLAPMLVVAGAGSGKTETMASRVVWLIANGIVEPRQVLGLTFTRKAAHELAERIGARLGTLAAALRAEGLALPRGLERGGDDLVGQRPLVHTYNGFALDLVREHALAVGIDPELTMMSTSASWQLAHEIVEGWDDSLDLEASPATLTAALLSLTSSLADHLVTPVQLEAHLRGIRDHLSQIPLQVEGRRRTTPKDVAAVLGALESRLALLPLLERFAEIRTESSALDFADQVSLAARVAREVPAASDLARRMHRVVLLDEFQDTSVAQLQMLTDLFGPGHAACAVGDPQQAIYGWRGASAASLAGFAESFATPGSPVLQRTLSTSWRNDEAVLAVANRLAGPLRSAGAGVSIPELTPRPGAGEGACETIEAADEHAEALAIGRWILDRRAEQEEGAAPATAAVLVRARRQIPALVEGLEESGLAVAVVGLGGLLHRPEVADVRAVLECAHDPGRGDALMRLLTGPRVRLGASDLAVLGRWRDRMGSRLRREGAAPGGQDEAETVSLVDAVDDLPPADWTDPSGRSLSATGRERLLQVQQILREMRRLLPLPLPDLVTAATRLLEVDLALLERDPGSRALADLEAFRDHAAAFDRTARRGGLGAYLDLLEISEDEEAGLAVTAAPEAAHDPAAITIVTMHSAKGLEWDLVAVAGLTEGTVPSYDLRRAKTDEAGRVRVPADGWLGKLASAAVPTALRGDADTLPELAWAEADTQVDAEALIQDYRFAQGEESLREDRRLMYVAVTRARRRLLLTSAAWRSGLSSARPRSRYLTEVAELVPEPFRTVQEVPEQNPLESERPQAQWPPAPGEPEHERARAAALLEEIAGQDGVPVDPELAELVRRAVEDLEQQAAPPLVHSPPRLSASQVVHQARSPRAAALDLLRPLPRQPSAAAARGTAFHAWLESRFDSATLLDLEDLLDDGIEEEAEADHRALREAFAASEWADRSPIAVEQEVRTRLGEIAVRGVIDAVFADPEGTDGGEGVIIVDWKTGRVPRPAQLRERALQLSLYRLAWHERTGLPLARIRTAFHFVADGVTHEVRRHPSRERIAQMLTEG; this comes from the coding sequence GTGAACCCGTCCGCATCCTCGTCCCCGTCCTCGGCGCCCAGCCGGCACGAGCACTCCGCCGCCCGCCTGGCCGCGCTGCTCGAGCAGCCACCGCCCACCGCGGAGCAGACCGCCGTCATCGAGGCGCCGCTCGCCCCCATGCTGGTGGTGGCGGGCGCCGGCTCCGGGAAGACCGAGACCATGGCCTCCCGTGTGGTGTGGCTGATCGCCAACGGCATCGTCGAACCCCGCCAGGTCCTCGGCCTCACCTTCACCCGCAAGGCGGCCCATGAGCTCGCCGAGCGGATCGGGGCGCGCCTCGGCACCCTCGCCGCGGCGCTGCGCGCGGAGGGCCTCGCACTGCCCCGCGGGCTCGAGCGCGGCGGCGACGACCTGGTCGGCCAGCGCCCCCTGGTCCACACCTACAACGGCTTCGCCCTGGACCTCGTGCGCGAGCATGCGCTCGCCGTCGGCATCGACCCCGAGCTGACCATGATGTCCACCTCCGCCTCCTGGCAGCTCGCCCACGAGATCGTCGAGGGCTGGGACGACTCGCTCGACCTCGAGGCCTCCCCGGCCACCCTCACCGCGGCCCTGCTCTCCCTCACCTCCTCCCTCGCCGACCACCTCGTCACCCCCGTGCAGCTGGAGGCCCACCTCCGGGGGATCCGCGACCACCTCTCCCAGATCCCGCTCCAGGTCGAGGGGCGGCGCCGCACCACGCCGAAGGACGTCGCCGCCGTGCTCGGGGCGCTCGAGTCACGACTCGCGCTGCTCCCGCTGCTGGAGCGCTTCGCCGAGATCCGCACCGAGTCCTCCGCCCTCGACTTCGCCGACCAGGTCTCCCTCGCCGCCCGGGTGGCGCGCGAGGTGCCGGCCGCGAGCGACCTGGCCCGACGGATGCACCGGGTGGTGCTGCTGGACGAGTTCCAGGACACCTCCGTCGCCCAGCTGCAGATGCTCACCGACCTGTTCGGCCCCGGCCACGCCGCCTGCGCCGTCGGTGATCCGCAGCAGGCGATCTACGGCTGGCGCGGTGCCTCGGCCGCCTCCCTCGCCGGCTTCGCGGAGTCCTTCGCGACCCCGGGGAGCCCGGTGCTGCAGCGCACCCTGTCCACCTCCTGGCGCAACGACGAGGCGGTCCTCGCCGTCGCGAACCGGCTCGCCGGTCCACTGCGCAGCGCCGGCGCGGGGGTGAGCATCCCCGAGCTGACTCCCCGTCCCGGTGCGGGGGAGGGCGCCTGCGAGACGATCGAGGCGGCCGATGAGCACGCCGAGGCCCTCGCGATCGGTCGCTGGATCCTCGACCGCCGCGCCGAGCAGGAGGAGGGCGCGGCCCCGGCCACGGCCGCCGTGCTGGTGCGCGCACGCCGACAGATCCCTGCCCTGGTCGAGGGGCTCGAGGAGAGCGGACTCGCGGTCGCGGTCGTGGGTCTCGGAGGCCTTCTGCATCGTCCCGAGGTGGCCGACGTCCGCGCCGTGCTGGAGTGCGCCCACGACCCCGGCCGCGGCGATGCCCTGATGCGGCTGCTCACCGGTCCCCGGGTCCGTCTCGGCGCGAGCGACCTGGCCGTGCTGGGCCGCTGGCGGGATCGGATGGGCTCGCGCCTGCGCCGGGAGGGCGCGGCGCCGGGAGGCCAGGACGAGGCGGAGACGGTCTCCCTCGTCGATGCGGTCGACGACCTCCCGCCCGCGGACTGGACCGACCCCTCCGGGCGCAGTCTGAGCGCCACGGGCCGGGAGCGGCTGCTCCAGGTCCAGCAGATCCTGCGCGAGATGCGCCGCCTGCTGCCGCTGCCCCTGCCCGACCTCGTCACGGCCGCGACCCGGCTGCTCGAGGTGGATCTGGCTCTGCTGGAACGGGATCCCGGATCACGGGCGCTCGCCGATCTCGAGGCCTTCCGCGACCACGCCGCCGCCTTCGACCGCACCGCCCGTCGCGGCGGCCTCGGCGCCTACCTCGATCTGCTCGAGATCAGCGAGGACGAGGAGGCCGGGCTCGCCGTGACCGCCGCTCCGGAGGCCGCGCACGATCCCGCCGCGATCACGATCGTCACCATGCACTCGGCCAAGGGCCTGGAGTGGGACCTGGTCGCCGTCGCCGGGCTCACCGAGGGCACCGTCCCCTCCTACGACCTGCGCCGCGCGAAGACCGACGAGGCCGGGCGCGTGCGGGTCCCGGCCGACGGATGGCTCGGGAAGCTCGCCTCCGCCGCGGTGCCCACCGCCCTGCGCGGCGACGCCGACACCCTGCCGGAGCTGGCCTGGGCCGAGGCCGACACCCAGGTCGACGCCGAGGCCCTGATCCAGGACTACCGCTTCGCCCAGGGCGAGGAGTCGCTGCGGGAGGACCGTCGGCTGATGTACGTCGCCGTGACCCGGGCGCGTCGGCGACTGCTGCTGACCTCGGCCGCCTGGCGCAGCGGGCTGAGCTCGGCCCGGCCCCGCTCCCGGTATCTCACCGAGGTCGCCGAGCTGGTGCCCGAGCCCTTCCGCACCGTCCAGGAGGTCCCCGAGCAGAACCCGCTGGAGAGCGAGCGTCCCCAGGCGCAGTGGCCGCCGGCCCCGGGGGAGCCGGAGCACGAGCGCGCCCGGGCCGCCGCCCTGCTCGAGGAGATCGCCGGGCAGGACGGCGTCCCGGTCGATCCCGAGCTGGCGGAGCTGGTGCGCCGCGCCGTCGAGGACCTCGAGCAGCAGGCCGCTCCGCCGCTCGTGCACTCGCCGCCGAGGCTCTCCGCCTCGCAGGTCGTGCACCAGGCGCGCTCCCCGCGGGCCGCCGCGCTGGATCTGCTGCGCCCGCTGCCACGGCAGCCCTCCGCGGCCGCCGCCCGCGGCACCGCCTTCCACGCCTGGCTGGAGTCCCGCTTCGACAGCGCGACCCTGCTGGATCTCGAGGACCTGCTCGACGACGGCATCGAGGAGGAGGCCGAGGCCGATCATCGTGCGCTGCGGGAGGCCTTCGCCGCCTCGGAGTGGGCGGACCGCTCGCCGATCGCGGTCGAGCAGGAGGTCCGCACCCGGCTCGGCGAGATCGCCGTGCGCGGCGTCATCGATGCGGTCTTCGCCGATCCGGAGGGGACCGACGGCGGCGAGGGTGTGATCATCGTGGACTGGAAGACCGGCCGGGTCCCCCGCCCGGCGCAGCTGCGCGAGCGCGCCCTGCAGCTCTCGCTCTACCGGCTCGCCTGGCACGAGCGCACGGGACTGCCGCTCGCGAGGATCCGCACCGCCTTCCACTTCGTGGCCGACGGGGTCACCCACGAGGTGCGCCGGCATCCCTCGCGCGAGCGCATCGCACAGATGCTCACCGAGGGGTGA
- a CDS encoding M48 family metallopeptidase — MNDPVLHENITGPRGERVLVRRSARRRRTVSISRRDGDLLIAIPATFSARQERQWVTKMVDQLVSKEARRAPARRSDETLLRMAREVSEAHLGGRAHPSSVTWSSRQNQRWGSCTPSDGTIRLSHQLQGMPDYVVRSVMMHELVHLLVPGHGPEFRALMANYPQAEKAQGFLDGVSWSKHLPKGGGDVDDGAAADGAEDVGAATD, encoded by the coding sequence ATGAACGATCCGGTCCTGCACGAGAACATCACCGGCCCGCGCGGGGAGCGGGTGCTGGTACGGCGCAGCGCGCGTCGACGACGCACCGTGTCGATCTCGCGCCGGGACGGCGATCTGCTGATCGCGATCCCGGCGACCTTCAGCGCGCGCCAGGAGCGCCAGTGGGTGACCAAGATGGTCGACCAGCTGGTCAGCAAGGAGGCTCGGCGGGCACCGGCGCGCCGCAGCGACGAGACGCTGCTGCGGATGGCGCGGGAGGTGAGCGAGGCCCACCTCGGCGGGCGGGCGCATCCCTCCTCGGTGACCTGGTCCTCGCGACAGAACCAGCGCTGGGGCTCCTGCACGCCGAGCGACGGGACGATCCGCCTGTCCCATCAGCTCCAGGGCATGCCGGACTACGTGGTGCGTTCGGTGATGATGCATGAGCTGGTCCATCTGCTGGTTCCGGGGCACGGACCCGAGTTCCGGGCGCTCATGGCGAACTATCCGCAGGCGGAGAAGGCACAGGGCTTCCTCGACGGCGTCTCCTGGTCCAAGCACCTCCCTAAGGGCGGCGGAGACGTGGACGACGGCGCCGCGGCCGACGGCGCAGAGGACGTGGGCGCAGCGACCGACTGA
- a CDS encoding ATP-dependent DNA helicase UvrD2 yields MTDHSADPDAAPDSAPQDAESLLAALDPEQREVARSFGSPLCVLAGAGTGKTRAITHRIAYGVATGQMNPRHVLAVTFTAKAAAEMRSRLRDLGVPAVQARTFHAAALRQLRHFWPRVVGGPMPELLTNKFAGIGEACQRLHLSVDRAALRDIVSEVEWSRVSMLTPESYPEAAQKARRPGVAGFDSRSISRILTQYEEVKKERGVIDFEDVLLHMVGFLTERSDVAREVRGQYKHFVVDEYQDVSALQHALLRLWLGTSDDLCVVGDAAQTIYTFAGARASYLLDFRKEFKRARTIRLERNYRSTPEIVRMANTVLDGAQGRTRETRLTLHSQREPGPPPLVESFPDDPAEADGIAERIAALVAEGRSASEIAVLFRTNSQSEAVEQALTFRGIGYLVRGGDRFFERQEVRRAMVSLRAAARVEQLDPARAVRDILSQQGWSPTAPETTGAVRDRWDSLNALVGLTDTITARPGTTVTDVVRELEERAESQAAPVVDGVTLASVHAAKGLEWPVVYVIGASDGLLPISMAKTPAEVEEERRLFYVALTRARDLLTVSWSVARTPGARGSRKASRFLDGVLAHPDAPRTAPGAGPRRTGRRSATVYSECRVCGQGLVAPKEQRLGRHEGCPSAAGEGLLTALRTWRREQASRRGTPPYAVLTDAALEAVAERAPRTEQELLEVPGIGPGKVASYGAELLELLGADQRGV; encoded by the coding sequence ATGACCGACCACAGCGCTGACCCCGACGCCGCACCCGACTCCGCCCCGCAGGACGCGGAGTCGCTGCTCGCCGCGCTCGATCCCGAGCAGCGCGAGGTCGCACGCAGCTTCGGAAGCCCGCTGTGCGTGCTCGCGGGCGCCGGCACCGGCAAGACCCGCGCCATCACCCACCGCATCGCCTACGGCGTCGCGACGGGGCAGATGAACCCGCGCCATGTGCTCGCGGTGACCTTCACCGCGAAGGCGGCGGCGGAGATGCGCTCGCGGCTGCGGGACCTCGGCGTGCCCGCGGTCCAGGCCCGCACCTTCCACGCCGCCGCGCTGCGGCAGCTGCGCCACTTCTGGCCGCGCGTGGTGGGCGGCCCGATGCCCGAGCTGCTGACGAACAAGTTCGCGGGCATCGGCGAGGCGTGCCAGCGCCTCCACCTGAGCGTGGACCGGGCGGCGCTGCGCGACATCGTCTCCGAGGTCGAGTGGTCCCGCGTCTCGATGCTCACCCCCGAGTCCTATCCGGAGGCCGCGCAGAAGGCCCGTCGGCCGGGCGTCGCCGGCTTCGACTCCCGCTCCATCTCCCGGATCCTCACCCAGTACGAGGAGGTGAAGAAGGAGCGCGGGGTCATCGACTTCGAGGACGTGCTGCTGCACATGGTCGGCTTCCTCACCGAGCGGTCCGACGTCGCCCGCGAGGTGCGCGGCCAGTACAAGCACTTCGTCGTGGACGAGTACCAGGACGTCTCCGCGCTCCAGCATGCTCTGCTGCGGCTCTGGCTGGGCACCTCGGACGACCTCTGCGTGGTCGGCGACGCCGCCCAGACCATCTACACCTTCGCCGGCGCCCGCGCCTCCTACCTGCTGGACTTCCGCAAGGAGTTCAAGCGGGCCCGCACCATCCGCCTCGAGCGCAACTACCGCTCCACCCCGGAGATCGTGCGGATGGCCAACACCGTCCTGGACGGCGCCCAGGGCCGCACCCGGGAGACCCGGCTCACCCTGCACTCGCAGCGGGAGCCCGGCCCGCCGCCGCTGGTGGAGTCCTTCCCCGACGACCCCGCCGAGGCCGACGGCATCGCCGAACGGATCGCCGCGCTGGTGGCGGAGGGCCGTTCCGCCTCCGAGATCGCGGTCCTGTTCCGCACCAACAGCCAGTCCGAGGCCGTCGAGCAGGCGCTGACCTTCCGCGGCATCGGCTATCTGGTGCGGGGCGGCGACCGCTTCTTCGAGCGCCAGGAGGTGCGCCGCGCCATGGTCTCGCTCCGCGCCGCGGCGCGCGTCGAGCAGCTCGACCCGGCCCGTGCGGTGCGCGACATCCTCTCCCAGCAGGGCTGGTCGCCCACCGCGCCGGAGACCACCGGCGCGGTCCGTGACCGCTGGGACTCGCTGAACGCCCTGGTGGGTCTCACCGACACCATCACCGCGCGCCCCGGCACCACCGTCACCGACGTGGTCCGCGAGCTCGAGGAGCGCGCCGAGTCGCAGGCCGCGCCGGTCGTCGACGGCGTCACCCTGGCCTCGGTCCACGCCGCCAAGGGCCTGGAGTGGCCGGTGGTGTACGTGATCGGCGCCAGCGACGGGCTGCTGCCGATCTCGATGGCGAAGACCCCCGCCGAGGTCGAGGAGGAGCGACGGCTGTTCTACGTCGCCCTGACCCGGGCGCGCGACCTGCTCACCGTGAGCTGGTCCGTCGCCCGCACCCCGGGCGCCCGGGGGTCGCGCAAGGCCTCCCGCTTCCTCGACGGGGTCCTCGCCCACCCCGATGCGCCGAGGACCGCTCCCGGAGCCGGGCCGCGCCGCACCGGCCGCCGCTCCGCGACCGTCTACTCGGAGTGCCGCGTGTGCGGGCAGGGACTGGTCGCCCCGAAGGAGCAGCGCCTGGGCCGCCACGAGGGATGCCCCTCGGCCGCGGGGGAGGGACTGCTCACCGCCCTGCGCACCTGGCGGCGCGAGCAGGCGAGCCGTCGTGGGACGCCGCCCTACGCCGTGCTCACCGACGCCGCCCTGGAGGCGGTCGCCGAGCGCGCCCCGCGCACCGAGCAGGAGCTGCTCGAGGTCCCGGGGATCGGCCCGGGCAAGGTCGCCAGCTACGGCGCCGAGCTGCTCGAGCTCCTGGGCGCCGACCAGCGCGGGGTCTGA